In the genome of Candida dubliniensis CD36 chromosome 3, complete sequence, the window CTGGCCCTCTTGCATATAGCTGGgtattaattttgtttgaaattCCGATTTTGTCAAGGTCGTTGGTTTCGGATAATccgaaattgaaattaatgagTGATGTACCAGAAATAAAGATGTTGAGCTATGATATATTAAAGAGATGTTTGGGTATTTTGTCGTGTATTGATAGTGCAAAGACGCTTGGGTACTTTTCGAGCTGGCTTTCTAAATTGGATAGTGCCGATTTTATTCGAAGAATCGACTTGATCAATCTTTACATTacatttcaattgaaaaaatactTTTACTTGGCCAATAACCCgcaaataaaattaaatcttaGTCCTTCTGAAGATGGTTATGTTGACAATAGTGAAGCGGAATATTTTCAAAGCTTGTATTTGAAGAGCCACATAGAGTCAAACTCAGATATATCGTCACCCTGTCTGTTGAATTTACCTATGAGTCAATTCTCCAGCAACCCCTTCCCATTAAAAACGAACGggaaaaaacaaacaaaagaaactaAAGTAAAAGTGCATCAGTATGGTAATGATTGGCATATCAGGTCCGCATTGACTGTGCTTTCAATTGCATACAAGGCCAATAAGCTTAGAAATGATCCTGTTCCAGTATCAGTTTTTTATAACTCGTTAGTTGATTACGTGAATATTCGGTTGGACTTTGATTCCTGGCAAAGTAATAGAAGAGCTAAATTGAAAGGCAACAAGTCGATGCAGCCTGAACTTTGGGCAATCATAGATTATATTCATGGCACCAGTGTGAATAAAAACTTGTATGATGATGCtttgttttatatttgCCAGTACCCTTTTTTGATATCCTTGGGAGCAAAGATTTCCGTATTGGAGTACGAAGCCAGGAGACAGATGGAAAGGAAAGCCGAGGAAGCATTTATCAATTCGCTTGATAAACGAGTTATCATTGATGTGTATTTCAGGATACGAGTCAGAAGAGACCATATTGTGCAAGACTCGTTGCAGTACATTAAAACAAACTCAGACAACTTGAAGAAAAGTCTACGTGTTCAATTCGTCAATGAACCTGGTGTGGATGCTGGCGGTTTGAAAAAGGAGTGGTTCTTGCTATTGACAAAAGAGATCTTTCATCCCCAATCAGGAATGTTTCATAATGTCGACGACTCAAATTTTCTATGGTTCAACATAATACCTGTTGAGAATCCAGATATGTATTATCTTTTTGGTGCCATTTTGGGATTGGCCATATACAACTCGACCATACTAGATTTGCAGTTTCCAATCGCTTTATACAAAATCTTGCTCAAAAGGGGATTGGATAGAGAGGACTACAGGAAATTGTATCCTGTGTCTTTTAAGAATTTAATAAACTTGAAAACCATGACCAACAAGGAGATATTAGATTTGGATTTGACATTTGAAGTCAGCTACAGCGATATGTTTGGCAAACATCACACAACGGAATTGATTGCCAACGGAGCAAACACGCAAGTCACAAAATTAAACTTGGAAGAGTATATTGACAAGTATACTGGTTTTTTCATGAAAGATGGGATTGAAAAGCAGGTTGATGCCTTTATTACTGGCTTCAATAATGTCATTGGTGGCAATGCCTTGTCGTTGTTTCTGCCAGAAGAGATTCAGTTATTATTGTGTGGTAGCGATGACCATAGAATAGATGTCGATGTTTTAAAATCTGTGACAAAGTATATTGGGTGGAGATCAAGTGAAGATGCAGTCGATTCGAAGATTATAACTTGGTTCTGGGACAATATGAACAAAATGAGCAAcaaggaaagaaagaaactaTTGATTTTTATAACTGGTTCGGACAGAGTTCCTGCCACAGGCATACAAAATTTACCATTCAAAATTAGTTTGCTTAATAATGGACATGACAGTCATAGATTGCCCATTGCTCATACATGCTTCAATGAGTTGGCCTTGTACAACTACAgcacaaaagaaaaattcgTTGAAAAGTTGAATAAAGCCGTAAATGAAAGCGCAGGCTTTGGGATTAAATAAGTGTGATAGCATATACATAGTTTCAGTTCATATCAAACTTGTACGGCAAGTGCTGCAGTCTTGTAGTAATCACTGTTGCaaacaaatgaaaatataGGTGcgccttttttttttttgtggttAGCCTTTATTTCTCTAGCCAATAGAAACCATGGAAAAAAAGagattcattattttgaaactgCATATAATTTCCCAAACCTATACTACAAAAAATTCTCCttcaatgaaaaaaaaaaaagaatagaaAGGTAATTTCATCAAGTATCTACTGTCGTTAACTTATTATCTATTCAACAACATATCAGGATGTCTTCTCTTGCTTTCAGAACATTAAGAAATGGTTTAGGATTAAAGAGtatgttttgttttgttttttggaGTTGATGcacattattattgaaatgtTTATCAAAGTAATTTAGATGGATACCTGTATTCAATTGGAGTTAGAGTTACTTCGAAAATACAGCTCCAAAACTGTAATATATTAGAGAAATATAGTATACTAacttttgattgttttatCTTTTAGGTTCTGTCAGAGCTTTGTCAACAACTACCACCACTTTGTCTAACTATCAACAACCAGATTACTCCTCCTATTTGAACAACAAATCCGGTCAAGGAAGTAGAAACTTTACTTATTTCATGGTTGGATCCATGGGTTTATTATCAGCTGCCGGTGCCAAATCTACCGTTGAAGCTTTTCTTTCATCCTTTGCTGCCTCAGCCGATGTTTTGGCTATGGCTAAGGTTGAAGTCAAATTAGGAGCTATCCCAGAAGGTAAGAATGTGATTATCAAATGGCAAGGTAAACCAGTTTTCATCAGACACAGAACAGCTGACGAGATTGAAGAAGCCAACCAAGTTAATATCAAATCTTTAAGAGACCCACAAAATGATTCAGACAGAGTTAAGAAACCGGAATGGTTGGTTATGTTGGGTATCTGTACTCACTTGGGTTGTGTTCCAATTGGTGAAGCTGGTGATTTCGGTGGTTGGTTTTGTCCATGTCACGGTTCCCATTATGATATTTCTGGTAGAATTAGAAAGGGTCCAGCTCCATTGAACTTGGAAATTCCAGAGTATGACTTTACTGATGATGAAACATTGCTTGTTGGTTAGAGATAAATACAAGTACGGTATgatgaataaaaaaactgaataaataatttcaaaaaaaaaaaaagcagtAACGCATGAGAGAGTGCATTATTGCTCTAACTTATttaaaaagagaaaacCACATTGGAAGACTAACATAAAGGATAAAGTACTATTTAAAACAAACATTTTGatctattttatttttttttttacctttttttttggtacCCTTTTGTACACCACCTTTTCCCCCTTTCATgtatattttgatttaatatatGTAATCTGCATTTAGATAAACCAGTATCTTACAAGCTGGGGTCTTTCTCGAGATATTCACTTAATTCATCGGGGActtttttccaaaatcCTGGCGTCCAGTTATTTTTGATCTTTTTAACTGTTAGGTTTTCTGAATAGGAGTAGATTTCACTAAATTTAAAGATCTTGAATTGCATCAACAGCTCTATAAACTTTTCGCCTAATGATAGGTTATGCAAATTTTTCGGGTTGTAATCCGCAGCATAATGAAGTCTATAAAATACGCTCCAATGAAGCAAGGCAGTGCTTGGAATCTCTCTGTGCTTTCCTAAGTTGGGAACGAAAGCTCGTTTCCAATACCCTTCTTCTTGGTTCTCTTTGATTCTTAGAAAGGGGATAAACTCTAAAATCCACCAAAGAACAACATACAAAAGAGGTTCTTCTCCTCTTCCCACAGATAGTTTTATGGGGGACTCTGGAAGAATAATTCCAAACCTACTATCAGGAGATTTGCTTGAAAGTGCCAAAATATCATGATTAGAAGATAAAAAACTAGATGTTGGAGAGTTATTTGAAGACCATTGCGAAATTGATTGTCGTTGGAACTTTACCCCATGCTTAATTGCATGTCCAAGCATCCATCTAAGAGAAACACTTGATAAT includes:
- a CDS encoding E3 ubiquitin-protein ligase, putative (Similar to S. cerevisiae HUL4), with the translated sequence MSQQYSSKKSKVTPNPKHNWNFKDLLTIPTINSAKSKKAVITPNATEFDTTGVQANVSKSLSGTSENTQSQNVSKCYCCGTVLTFPNKAKKFRCSVCHTTMLLGTSQNTNGPDIPLVSYKHVKTLADECFNNVNDSKGKSKSLHEIFEPLSNYLYQAFKTFKILNNSFKLRPHSKRPHHSTSNIYYTGVRDVINLLTKLPTKKPLHSALKGASEQLKRIDVYLEDSGPLAYSWVLILFEIPILSRSLVSDNPKLKLMSDVPEIKMLSYDILKRCLGILSCIDSAKTLGYFSSWLSKLDSADFIRRIDLINLYITFQLKKYFYLANNPQIKLNLSPSEDGYVDNSEAEYFQSLYLKSHIESNSDISSPCSLNLPMSQFSSNPFPLKTNGKKQTKETKVKVHQYGNDWHIRSALTVLSIAYKANKLRNDPVPVSVFYNSLVDYVNIRLDFDSWQSNRRAKLKGNKSMQPELWAIIDYIHGTSVNKNLYDDALFYICQYPFLISLGAKISVLEYEARRQMERKAEEAFINSLDKRVIIDVYFRIRVRRDHIVQDSLQYIKTNSDNLKKSLRVQFVNEPGVDAGGLKKEWFLLLTKEIFHPQSGMFHNVDDSNFLWFNIIPVENPDMYYLFGAILGLAIYNSTILDLQFPIALYKILLKRGLDREDYRKLYPVSFKNLINLKTMTNKEILDLDLTFEVSYSDMFGKHHTTELIANGANTQVTKLNLEEYIDKYTGFFMKDGIEKQVDAFITGFNNVIGGNALSLFSPEEIQLLLCGSDDHRIDVDVLKSVTKYIGWRSSEDAVDSKIITWFWDNMNKMSNKERKKLLIFITGSDRVPATGIQNLPFKISLLNNGHDSHRLPIAHTCFNELALYNYSTKEKFVEKLNKAVNESAGFGIK
- a CDS encoding ubiquinol-cytochrome c oxidoreductase complex subunit, putative (spliced gene;~Similar to S. cerevisiae RIP1;~In S. cerevisiae: a Rieske iron-sulfur protein of the mitochondrial cytochrome bc1 complex; transfers electrons from ubiquinol to cytochrome c1 during respiration), whose amino-acid sequence is MSSLAFRTLRNGLGLKSSVRALSTTTTTLSNYQQPDYSSYLNNKSGQGSRNFTYFMVGSMGLLSAAGAKSTVEAFLSSFAASADVLAMAKVEVKLGAIPEGKNVIIKWQGKPVFIRHRTADEIEEANQVNIKSLRDPQNDSDRVKKPEWLVMLGICTHLGCVPIGEAGDFGGWFCPCHGSHYDISGRIRKGPAPLNLEIPEYDFTDDETLLVG